The proteins below are encoded in one region of Vibrio sp. ED004:
- the rluB gene encoding 23S rRNA pseudouridine(2605) synthase RluB gives MSEKLQKVLARAGHGSRRELEGLIKSGRVSVNGQVAKLGERLEDENSVIRIDGHTVSGKASEEVVCRVLAYYKPEGELCTRHDPEGRRTVFDRLPKIRGSRWISVGRLDANTSGLLLFTTDGELANRLMHPSRQVEREYLVRVFGEVTEQKVKNLVRGVELEDGMARFEDVVYAGGEGMNHTFYVAINEGRNREVRRLWESQETTVSRLKRVRYGDIYLDKKLPRGGWKELDLEEVNYLRQLVELNPEKETLLDLDPSNTSRKRERSRSQKIRRAVKRHEERANAPKGRSNQPKRKKPATRGTTTPDSGRSAPAAKGKPQANKSKPKMNNGRPAKPAKPRTRQ, from the coding sequence ATGAGCGAAAAATTACAGAAGGTTTTAGCGCGAGCTGGTCACGGTTCTCGTCGTGAACTAGAAGGTTTAATTAAATCTGGCCGTGTAAGTGTTAACGGGCAAGTTGCGAAACTGGGTGAGCGTCTTGAAGACGAGAACTCAGTGATCCGTATCGATGGCCATACTGTTTCAGGCAAAGCTTCAGAAGAAGTTGTTTGTCGTGTACTTGCTTACTACAAACCTGAAGGTGAGCTTTGTACTCGTCACGACCCTGAAGGCCGCCGTACTGTTTTCGATCGTCTACCTAAGATCCGTGGTTCTCGTTGGATTTCAGTTGGTCGTCTTGATGCAAACACATCGGGTCTTTTGCTTTTCACTACTGATGGTGAACTTGCAAACCGCCTAATGCACCCAAGCCGTCAGGTTGAACGTGAGTACCTAGTACGTGTATTCGGTGAAGTGACTGAGCAGAAGGTTAAGAACCTTGTGCGTGGCGTTGAACTAGAAGATGGTATGGCTCGTTTCGAAGACGTGGTTTACGCTGGTGGTGAAGGTATGAACCATACTTTCTACGTAGCGATTAACGAAGGTCGTAACCGTGAGGTTCGTCGTCTTTGGGAATCACAAGAAACAACAGTAAGCCGCCTGAAACGTGTACGTTACGGTGATATCTACCTTGATAAGAAACTGCCTCGCGGCGGTTGGAAAGAGCTAGATCTTGAAGAAGTTAACTACCTACGTCAGCTAGTTGAACTGAACCCAGAGAAAGAAACCTTGTTGGACCTTGATCCTTCAAACACTTCTCGTAAGCGTGAGCGTTCTCGTAGCCAAAAAATTCGTCGTGCTGTTAAGCGTCACGAAGAGCGTGCAAACGCACCTAAAGGCCGTAGCAACCAACCTAAGCGTAAGAAGCCAGCGACTCGCGGCACTACAACACCTGATTCAGGTCGTAGCGCTCCAGCAGCTAAAGGCAAGCCTCAGGCTAACAAAAGCAAGCCTAAGATGAACAATGGTCGTCCGGCTAAACC
- a CDS encoding L-threonylcarbamoyladenylate synthase, which translates to MSQFFYVHPDNPQARLISQAVAIIRNGGVVVYPTDSGYALGCQLENKQALERICKIRRIDDKHNFTLLCRDLSELSLYARVDNVAFRLLKAHTPGAYTFIFKATKEVPKRLMNAKRKTIGIRVPDNKIALDLLEAMGEPLMSTSLILPGNETTESDPEEIRDSLEHAVDVILNGGYLGEQPTTVIDFSDDDAVILRRGAGDPTPFE; encoded by the coding sequence ATGAGCCAGTTTTTTTATGTACACCCAGATAACCCACAAGCACGTTTAATCAGCCAAGCGGTTGCGATTATCCGCAATGGCGGTGTTGTGGTTTATCCAACTGATTCCGGTTATGCACTGGGTTGTCAGCTTGAGAACAAACAAGCACTTGAACGTATTTGTAAAATTCGCCGTATCGACGATAAACATAACTTCACGCTGTTATGCCGTGACCTGTCTGAACTGTCACTGTATGCACGCGTGGATAACGTTGCATTCCGTCTGCTTAAGGCGCATACGCCAGGTGCTTACACGTTTATTTTCAAAGCAACCAAAGAAGTGCCAAAGCGTTTAATGAACGCGAAACGTAAAACCATTGGTATTCGTGTACCAGACAACAAGATCGCGCTAGACCTGTTGGAAGCGATGGGCGAGCCGTTGATGTCGACGTCACTGATTCTGCCGGGTAACGAGACAACGGAATCGGATCCTGAAGAAATTCGTGACAGCCTTGAGCACGCCGTTGATGTCATCTTGAATGGCGGCTACTTGGGCGAGCAACCAACGACCGTTATTGACTTCAGTGACGACGACGCCGTGATTCTACGTCGTGGTGCTGGTGATCCTACGCCGTTTGAATAA